A DNA window from Moorella thermoacetica contains the following coding sequences:
- the ilvD gene encoding dihydroxy-acid dehydratase has protein sequence MRSDAMKTGLARAPHRSLLKAMGLTETEIERPIIGVVNAHNELIPGHIHLNNLVEAVKAGVRLAGGTPLEFPTIGVCDGLAMNHVGMKYSLASRELIADMIEVMAMAHPFDALVFIPNCDKIVPGMLMAAARLNLPAIFISGGPMLAGRYQGRDVSLSTMFEAVGAVQAGKMTEQELAALEDCACPGCGSCAGMFTANTMNCMVEALGMGLPGNGTTPAVSGSRVRLAKEAGMQVMKLLQENIRPLDIMTATAFRNAVAVDMALGGSTNTCLHLPAIAHEAGVKLDLNTFNEINRRTPQICKLSPAGSQHIQDLDEAGGIPAVMNELYRHGLIDGSALTVTGRTVADNVSGRVVSRREVIRPVEDPYSREGGLAVLYGNLAPEGAVVKKGAVLPEMMRHEGPARVFNSEEEAFAAIMGKQIKPGDVVVIRYEGPRGGPGMQEMLSPTAALAGMGLDSSVALITDGRFSGASRGASIGHVSPEAAAGGLIALVEEGDIIAIDIEAGKLELKVPEEEIARRRQNWQAPPPKITGGYLGRYARMVTSGARGAVLE, from the coding sequence GTGCGCAGCGATGCTATGAAAACGGGCCTGGCCCGGGCTCCCCACAGATCGTTACTTAAAGCCATGGGCCTGACCGAGACGGAAATCGAGCGGCCGATTATAGGTGTTGTCAATGCCCATAATGAACTCATTCCCGGCCATATACATTTAAATAACCTGGTGGAAGCCGTAAAAGCAGGGGTGCGCCTGGCCGGCGGTACGCCCCTGGAGTTTCCCACTATCGGTGTCTGTGATGGCCTGGCCATGAACCATGTGGGGATGAAGTATTCCCTGGCCAGCCGGGAGCTCATCGCCGATATGATTGAAGTAATGGCTATGGCCCATCCCTTTGACGCCCTGGTATTTATCCCTAACTGCGATAAGATCGTCCCCGGGATGCTTATGGCAGCAGCCCGCCTGAACCTCCCTGCCATTTTTATCAGCGGCGGTCCCATGCTGGCCGGCCGTTACCAGGGCCGGGATGTTTCCCTGAGTACTATGTTCGAGGCTGTAGGGGCTGTCCAGGCCGGGAAGATGACAGAACAGGAACTGGCCGCCCTGGAGGACTGCGCCTGCCCGGGCTGTGGTTCCTGTGCGGGTATGTTTACCGCCAACACCATGAACTGCATGGTTGAGGCCTTAGGGATGGGCCTGCCGGGTAACGGTACTACCCCTGCAGTGAGCGGCTCCCGGGTACGTTTGGCTAAAGAAGCCGGTATGCAGGTGATGAAATTACTCCAGGAAAATATCCGGCCCCTGGATATTATGACGGCTACAGCCTTCCGCAATGCCGTGGCCGTGGATATGGCCCTGGGTGGTTCGACCAATACCTGCCTGCACCTGCCGGCCATAGCCCATGAAGCCGGCGTAAAACTTGACCTGAATACTTTCAACGAAATCAATCGGCGGACGCCCCAGATCTGTAAGCTCAGCCCGGCCGGCAGCCAGCACATCCAGGACCTGGATGAGGCCGGCGGTATCCCGGCGGTGATGAATGAGCTCTACCGTCATGGCCTGATTGACGGCAGCGCCCTTACTGTGACCGGACGGACAGTGGCTGATAACGTCAGCGGTCGGGTGGTAAGCCGGCGCGAGGTTATCCGGCCTGTGGAAGACCCCTACAGCAGGGAAGGTGGCCTGGCCGTATTGTATGGCAACCTGGCTCCTGAGGGTGCCGTTGTAAAGAAGGGCGCCGTGCTGCCGGAGATGATGCGGCATGAAGGGCCGGCGCGGGTATTTAACAGCGAGGAAGAGGCTTTTGCCGCCATTATGGGGAAGCAGATTAAACCCGGGGATGTGGTGGTAATCCGCTACGAAGGCCCTCGTGGCGGTCCGGGTATGCAGGAAATGCTCAGTCCCACGGCAGCCCTGGCCGGTATGGGCTTGGACAGCTCCGTGGCTCTGATCACTGACGGCCGTTTCTCCGGTGCCAGCCGTGGCGCCTCTATCGGTCACGTCTCGCCGGAAGCAGCGGCCGGGGGGCTCATCGCCCTGGTGGAAGAAGGAGATATCATCGCCATCGATATTGAAGCCGGCAAGCTGGAACTTAAGGTGCCGGAAGAAGAAATTGCCCGCCGCCGCCAGAATTGGCAGGCGCCGCCGCCGAAGATCACCGGCGGTTACCTGGGCCGCTACGCGCGCATGGTTACTTCCGGAGCCAGGGGCGCGGTGTTGGAGTAA
- a CDS encoding FmdB family zinc ribbon protein: MPTYDFKCNECGHLFSQFAAIKERDKVRCPECGGKVSQRFTGFLYTRKGKPGAAYSSSSCSGGSCSTCSGCH; the protein is encoded by the coding sequence ATGCCGACTTATGATTTTAAATGTAATGAATGCGGGCACCTCTTCAGCCAGTTTGCCGCCATCAAAGAGAGGGACAAGGTCCGCTGCCCGGAGTGCGGCGGTAAAGTAAGCCAGCGGTTTACAGGTTTCCTTTACACGCGTAAAGGAAAACCTGGCGCCGCTTATAGCAGCAGCAGTTGCAGCGGTGGCAGTTGCAGCACCTGCAGTGGCTGCCATTAG
- the ilvE gene encoding branched-chain-amino-acid transaminase: MGLIIYLDGEYVDEEEAKLSVFDHGVLYGDGVFEGIRAYDGRVFRLKEHIDRLYDSARHINLDPGLSKEEMTRVVLETCRRNNLRDAYIRLVVTRGKGDLGLDPRKCPRPSIFCIAAAIELYPAELYEKGLELVTLGTRRNSPDALDPRIKSLNYLNNIIAKMEATRAGAPEGLFLNKEGYVAEATGDNIFIVKNGQLITPPPFVGLLEGITRNAVMELAAKAGIPVYEKVFTRHDVYVADECFLTGTAAEAIPVVKVDGRPIGNGQPGPITRDLIARYRELTKTDGPKIFA; encoded by the coding sequence GTGGGGCTGATTATCTATCTTGACGGAGAGTATGTAGATGAAGAAGAGGCAAAGTTATCAGTATTTGATCATGGCGTACTATATGGCGACGGCGTCTTTGAAGGGATCCGCGCCTACGATGGCCGGGTTTTTCGTTTAAAGGAACATATTGACCGCCTGTATGATTCCGCCCGGCATATCAATCTGGATCCCGGACTGAGCAAAGAGGAAATGACCCGGGTGGTACTGGAGACCTGCCGGCGTAATAATTTACGGGATGCCTATATACGCCTGGTAGTTACCCGGGGTAAGGGCGACCTGGGCCTGGATCCCCGCAAATGCCCCCGGCCGTCCATCTTTTGTATCGCGGCGGCCATTGAACTCTACCCGGCGGAATTATATGAAAAAGGTCTGGAACTGGTCACCCTGGGTACGCGCCGTAATTCCCCTGATGCCCTGGACCCGCGGATTAAGTCTCTGAACTACTTGAATAACATCATCGCCAAAATGGAGGCTACCCGGGCCGGAGCTCCGGAAGGGCTTTTCCTGAATAAAGAAGGTTATGTGGCCGAAGCCACCGGCGATAACATCTTCATCGTAAAGAACGGGCAGTTAATCACCCCACCGCCCTTTGTGGGCCTTCTGGAAGGCATTACCCGTAACGCTGTTATGGAGCTGGCGGCCAAAGCCGGCATACCGGTTTACGAGAAGGTCTTTACCCGCCATGATGTCTATGTGGCTGACGAGTGTTTCCTCACGGGCACGGCCGCGGAAGCTATTCCGGTAGTCAAGGTGGACGGTCGGCCCATCGGTAACGGCCAGCCGGGCCCCATAACCAGGGATCTCATTGCCCGGTACCGTGAGTTAACTAAAACCGACGGTCCGAAAATCTTTGCCTGA
- a CDS encoding HD-GYP domain-containing protein, whose translation MPVEALKPGMVVARAIYSAEGRVLLNKGVTLKPSYLVRLRELGIPAVYIVDEVLGDLEVEDVISEQTRLQAIKAMKDLFGTCPQGKPTHTALLVDSARIQRVVNSLLEDLLSRKDLMLNLTDIRALDDYTFAHSVNVCVLALITGLTLHYSRSALMQLGVGALLHDIGKTCLPLSILNKPGKLTVEEYELVCRHPQCGFDILRLQEKVSLLSARVALEHHERYNGSGYPRGLKGEEIHEFARITGVVDVYDALTADRVYRRAYPPHEAYEMLAGAGNFIYDYRIVKAFLFNVAAYPVGTLVELNNGEMGVVTGTARGHSHQPRVRLLYHSDGTPYKEPVTIDLTVDLHRFVSRVLPAAALPVGGAGNPGTGDDRWGGGCYNLYGRR comes from the coding sequence GCCAGTTGAGGCCCTGAAACCGGGTATGGTGGTAGCCCGGGCTATTTACAGCGCCGAGGGGCGGGTCTTACTCAATAAAGGGGTAACCCTGAAACCCAGTTACCTGGTTCGCTTGCGGGAACTGGGCATACCGGCAGTTTATATCGTCGACGAAGTCCTGGGAGATCTGGAAGTAGAAGACGTTATTAGCGAACAAACCCGGTTGCAGGCCATAAAGGCTATGAAGGATCTCTTTGGTACCTGCCCTCAGGGGAAACCTACCCATACTGCTTTGCTGGTCGATTCTGCACGCATCCAGCGGGTGGTCAATAGCCTTTTAGAAGATCTTTTAAGCCGTAAAGATCTCATGCTTAATTTAACAGATATCAGAGCCCTGGATGATTACACCTTTGCCCACTCGGTGAATGTATGCGTGCTGGCCCTGATTACCGGTTTAACCTTACACTACAGTCGCTCCGCTTTAATGCAGCTGGGGGTGGGGGCGCTGCTTCATGACATCGGCAAGACCTGTCTGCCCCTGAGTATCCTCAACAAACCCGGCAAACTGACGGTGGAGGAGTATGAACTGGTCTGCCGCCATCCCCAGTGCGGTTTTGATATTCTCCGGCTGCAGGAAAAAGTGAGCTTGCTTTCGGCCCGGGTGGCCCTGGAACACCACGAACGTTACAATGGTAGCGGTTACCCCCGGGGATTGAAGGGTGAAGAGATTCACGAGTTTGCCCGCATCACTGGAGTCGTCGACGTTTACGATGCCCTTACCGCTGACCGGGTTTACCGGCGGGCTTACCCGCCCCATGAAGCCTATGAGATGCTGGCCGGGGCGGGAAACTTCATCTACGACTACCGGATAGTCAAGGCCTTCCTGTTTAATGTTGCTGCCTATCCTGTGGGGACGCTGGTAGAGTTGAATAATGGCGAGATGGGGGTGGTTACCGGGACAGCCCGCGGCCATTCCCACCAGCCCCGGGTACGTCTCCTCTACCACTCTGATGGAACACCCTATAAAGAGCCAGTTACGATAGACTTGACTGTCGATTTACATCGTTTCGTCAGCCGCGTTTTGCCGGCTGCGGCTTTACCGGTAGGAGGCGCCGGGAACCCTGGTACCGGAGATGACAGGTGGGGCGGCGGGTGTTATAATCTCTATGGAAGGAGATGA
- the ilvB gene encoding biosynthetic-type acetolactate synthase large subunit: MLFTIGDRAEGKKLTGAEIIVQALQAEGVDTVFGIPGGSVLPLYHELAVASIRHILTRHEQAAAHAADGYARASGKPGVCIATSGPGATNLVTGIANAYMDSIPLVAITGQVSVPMIGHDSFQEADITGITLPITKANYLVKNVHDLAATIHEAFYIATTGRPGPVLIDIPKDITTQRALFRYPPRLHLPGYRCKVQPHALQVAQAAAAIGAAEKPLLFIGGGVITSEAHEEVRQLAEGQDIPVVMSMMGKGGFPETHPLFVGMVGMHGTAAANYAMCETDLIIGVGVRFDDRVTGKVEAFAPKAKIIHIDIDAAEIGKVVQAHIPIVSDARQGLAAILEKLSGKGDHQAWRQQIRRWQEENPLRYEKSGLKPQYVLEELYNLTKGQAIICTDVGQHQMWAVQYYPLSRPRAFLSSCGLGTMGFGVPAAMGAAVARPGEPIVVITGDGSFQMNIQELATISHYQLPLKIIIMNNGYLGMVRQWQEFFFNRRYAYSEMLGNPDFVKVAEAYRIPGRLVNESREVVPALEEALAAEGPFLVDVRIDREENVFPMVPPGGTLNKMVTGGKGA; this comes from the coding sequence GTGCTTTTTACCATTGGGGATCGAGCTGAAGGCAAAAAACTAACCGGAGCGGAGATTATTGTTCAGGCCCTCCAGGCAGAGGGAGTGGATACCGTATTTGGTATCCCGGGGGGCTCCGTCCTGCCCCTTTATCATGAGCTGGCGGTAGCCAGCATACGCCATATTTTAACGCGGCATGAGCAGGCAGCCGCCCATGCCGCCGACGGTTATGCCCGCGCCAGCGGCAAACCCGGTGTGTGTATTGCTACTTCCGGCCCTGGAGCAACCAACCTGGTGACGGGGATCGCCAATGCCTATATGGATTCCATCCCCCTGGTTGCCATTACCGGCCAGGTCAGTGTTCCTATGATTGGCCATGATTCCTTCCAGGAAGCCGACATTACCGGCATTACCCTCCCCATTACCAAGGCCAATTACCTGGTCAAGAACGTCCACGACCTGGCAGCTACCATCCACGAGGCTTTTTACATCGCTACCACCGGCCGTCCGGGTCCGGTGCTGATCGATATTCCCAAGGATATTACCACCCAGCGGGCACTGTTTCGCTACCCTCCCAGACTCCACCTTCCAGGTTACCGGTGCAAGGTGCAACCCCACGCCCTCCAGGTAGCCCAGGCGGCTGCCGCTATCGGGGCTGCGGAAAAACCTTTACTCTTTATTGGTGGCGGCGTAATCACCTCAGAAGCCCATGAAGAAGTACGGCAACTGGCTGAGGGCCAGGATATTCCCGTAGTCATGAGCATGATGGGCAAGGGCGGTTTCCCGGAAACCCATCCTTTATTTGTAGGCATGGTGGGCATGCATGGTACAGCGGCAGCCAACTACGCCATGTGTGAGACGGATCTCATTATCGGTGTGGGTGTCCGTTTTGACGACCGGGTCACGGGTAAAGTCGAAGCCTTTGCTCCGAAAGCTAAAATTATCCACATCGATATTGATGCCGCTGAGATCGGCAAGGTGGTTCAGGCCCATATTCCCATTGTCAGCGATGCTCGTCAGGGGTTGGCCGCCATCCTGGAGAAATTGTCGGGAAAAGGCGATCACCAGGCCTGGCGGCAGCAAATCCGGCGCTGGCAGGAAGAAAATCCGTTACGCTATGAAAAGAGTGGCCTGAAACCCCAGTATGTCCTGGAGGAATTATATAATCTTACTAAGGGGCAGGCCATTATCTGCACTGATGTCGGCCAGCACCAGATGTGGGCGGTGCAGTATTATCCCCTGAGCCGGCCCCGCGCCTTCCTTTCGTCCTGCGGATTAGGAACCATGGGCTTTGGCGTCCCGGCAGCCATGGGAGCCGCTGTTGCCCGGCCGGGGGAGCCGATTGTGGTTATTACTGGCGACGGTAGTTTCCAGATGAATATCCAGGAGCTCGCTACCATTAGCCATTACCAGTTGCCACTCAAGATTATTATCATGAACAACGGTTACCTGGGTATGGTGCGTCAGTGGCAGGAATTCTTTTTTAACCGCCGCTATGCCTACTCGGAGATGCTCGGTAATCCGGACTTTGTCAAGGTGGCTGAGGCCTACCGCATTCCGGGGCGGCTGGTTAACGAAAGCCGGGAGGTTGTTCCCGCTCTGGAAGAAGCCCTGGCTGCAGAAGGCCCCTTCCTGGTTGATGTCAGGATCGACAGGGAGGAGAACGTCTTTCCCATGGTGCCGCCGGGGGGCACCCTCAATAAGATGGTGACGGGAGGTAAGGGAGCATGA